The stretch of DNA ctcaggttcccttccaactctacaattatatgctTCTATGAGTCATAGACCTTTAAAGAACAAAAACTCTTATAGGAGATTGCCTCTATACTAACCTTTCTCAACTTGGTGCTCTGTTGGTGGTTTGGATTACAATTaacatcatcccttaccactggtcatgctggctggcactgatgagagttatagtccaaaattctggagggcactaggctgggaaaggctggtctACATGGACAACCAGCAGGGTTTTGGCATGgatctttcccaaccctacctgaagatgccagggctTGGACTTGGACCCTTTGCATAGAAAACATATGCTCCataactgagctacagccccttccaAAAGAGCAGGTGCTCTTGGGATTCAACCCCACACTGCAAACTCTACAGAGCAATTTCATAAGCATTCAGCCACAGCATTTGACCTGTCCACCACTCTCATGTCCgcctttctcctttttctctccaCAGTTCCCAAGTGCAGTTCAGGACGGTAGGGAATTCTGTTCAGGAGAGGGAGTTTAGTGTAGTGACAGTTATTTTTACCTAAGGTTAACAAGCTCCTGCAGTCAACATTATTCCCTGTCCTGCTCAACTGTCAAAGGTAAAAGAGCTCTGCCTCCTTCCTTTGCATCTGATAGCTCATTCTCttcatttctcctttttaaagaaaactgcaGATACCCCAGTGGTCAGGGTGCCATGCAGTTGTGGTTCTGACCCAGAGTGCCCAAATAGATGTaatgtttaaaaacatatttctttctttttattggtTTAGAAAAGGGAGGTTGACCCTTTCCTCACTGCAATTTATTAACTGCAAACCTTCCCCCCACAGCAGCTTTttcctaccacacagggttgtaaACACACATGTTACCCTCTGTATGGCAAGCTTGCATCCTCCCCCAACCACATGAATATGTTCTCTAAAAATAACCCCATATAATGTGAGTGTGGGGGTACACGCAGTCAAAATGACCGTTGCTCTCATTCCCCATAGCTGAGGGATGGTTTGGCTTAATGTTAAGTCTGAACTCTGAGGCTCCATACAAACCATGaactgtagccaaggtttgcttTTGGATTACTGTTCATGCCTTATCTGCAGGAAGCAAACCGTAATGCAAAGCCAGAGCATGCCTTAGTTGCAGGTACTAGCATGGGAGCAGGATGACCCTGGGAGGAAGTGAAgcagccattattattttttactgtgaGAACCCACacactagtgcagtgtttctcaaccagtgtgcctccagatgttttgggactacaactcccatcattcctgaccactggtcttgctagctagggatgatgggagttgtagtcccaaaacatctgggggcacactggttgagaaacactgcactagtgcATTCATGCTTAGCTGTGGTTTCGGCTTAGTGCTGCGGGCAAACTGCACCAGGCTGTGGAAAAAGTCACTTCAAATATAAAGCCATCACAGCAGACCAAGATCTGCATGCAAACCTTTCtcctggtttattattattattaaaaaataataaagaaagctcagcaactttggttggccctcatgcatgttcacttcatcaaatctggccctctttgaaaaaagtttgggcaccctgtCTTAAGCAGTGCAGCGTATTCCTATTGCCTCATGAATGCAGACCCAGTTTCCTTGAAGCTCCTCTGCCTCCAGGCCCTCAGAAAACCTTCTGAGGACAAAGATTGGCCATTTGGCCTTGTTTGGCTTCAAGACCAGATTACAAAGGCTAACATTGGGAAGAGATTGCTGGTTGTGGGAAAAGATTAGGTGAAGGGAGGTCAATTCATGTTTACTCAACTAAGAAAGGTGTGGGCTAGGAAGTAGGCCCATGTCTTCTTGTTAATCTCTCCTTGTCTCAGCTGGGGAGAAGGCTGACCCTACCTATGAAATGGTCATATTAGGGAATAATAACTCTATAATTGTAGAAAAAACTTTAAATGACTTTGATTTTATTGACTTCATAATCTTTTAGGCTGCTGTATTTGATTTTTATTGAATATACCCCTTCATCATATTTTTCTTgagaagcagtttataaatctgcATATATTTTAAACTAGGTCACAACTAATACACACTTTTACCACTTTAAAAGTTAGAGCTTCTCCCAAAAAATCCTGAGAACAGTagtttacagagctacaatttccagcactgcaggcaaactacagttcccagcattcacTAGGGGAAAGACATGTGGTTTAAATGGTGTGGATATGACCTTAGATAATGTCGTGGCCTAAGCGTGTCAGAGTAGGGTCCAGCTTCAAATCATGAATCAGCCACAAAGTTCAGAAGATGAATTGGGGGAAATCTCAGCCGTACCAGGGGGGGTtatgagaataaaataaaaaaaggatgaaGAACCATGTGGGACACTCTGGGCTTCCTGAAGGAAAAGCTGGATATAAATGGAGGCTGAACATTTTTCTGTCAGCTGTTAAAAGATTCTAGCATTTCCTCCAGAGCTCATTTGCCCTGGTTCCTGTCTTGGATGCggacacgcacgcgcacacataCACAGTGGCTGGGTCTGTGAGCTTCCTTGTTAGTTTTCCCACAGTGCCTCTGGCATTGCTTGGCTCCATGCCGTTATTAGAAATAAAAAACCGACAGTACAGCATAGGCATTGTGGGGATTTGTTTCAGTGGCAACTTATGGCTGCCTGCTGCCTCAGATGGGTGAGCCCAGAGCCTGCCAAAAGCACTTTACTGAGGACCTTCATATGAGCATAGATAGCTGCCCAATACCccgtcagaccattggtccttccaGTTCAATATTATCAACAAAGACTGGGAGCAACTCTTGAGGAtttaggcaggggacattccaagCTCCACCTGTAATTGAACCAGGGATTGTCTACAGGCAAAGCAGGTCTCATGCCTTGAGCTATGGATCTTCTTCCGTGTCGACTCTTAATGCTGGAGCTGATCCTGCATGAATGTACTCTCTACCTGGCTTGTAGACTCTTCAGAAATTCTGCTCTGTTCCACAGGTGCAGGTCTGGGACACAGCAGGCCAGGAAAGGTTCCGGAAGAGCATGGTGGAGCACTACTACCGCAATGTACATGCTGTTGTCTTCGTCTATGATGTCACCAAGATGGCTTCCTTCATCAATCTTAAGACCTGGATTGAGGAGTGCAATGGCCATGCAGTCCCTGCCCTTGTCCCTAAAGTGCTTGTGGGAAACAAGTGTGACTTGCGGGACCAGATCCAAGTGCCGTCCAGCATGGCCCTGAAGTTTGCTGATGCACATAATATGCTTTTGTTTGAAACCTCAGCCAAGGACCCCAAAGAAAGTCAGAATGTGGAATCTATTTTCATGTGTCTGGCTTGCCGGCTGAAGGCCCAGAAGTCTCTACTTTATCGGGATATGGAGAGGCAGCAGGGGAAGGCACCGAGAATGACGCTTATGCCAGATGGGAGCAGCAAAAACTGTCTCTGCTGAACTGCTGAGGTTGCAATTCCTGACCATTTAATGGgtatgtgtgtgagtgtatgtGAGAAGGGCAGATGGTTTTGACCCTCGATGAACTGAATCAAGACCTGCTTGTCTCAATCTAAGTTAAATGTTAAGTTAATAATAAAATTTGTATGGCATTCAACTGGTTTGGTTGTAGCTTTGTTTATGCTTGTTTGTGATCTGAACAAGCCCTTGTGATAAACACCTTTGCTGATGATGGGTGCTGGGTAGCGTGACTGATTTTATTGCTGGGTtaatagaaaaaacaacaactctgttaTTAACTCAGGAGAAGTATAGACTTAGCTGTTTCTGGTAGTATTTATGATTACACTGCCAAGCAAGGTGGTGTACTTCTGCAAAGGCTGCACAATATTAACTCATTTCCCATGCATAGGTTCAAAGGATGAGAAGACACTTTGGTTACAAAACTGAATGTTTATTTAGTTACACACTCTGTGAGAGTGTAAAGCATGATGGTGATGCTAAGGGAGACCCTAAACTTGGTTCAAGACACGAACTCTTTACAGAGAATTTAAAACAGCACTCTTTCAATCTTAAGATTCGGATAGACTTTTCCCACCTAGAATGGCTATTAATGTTCCTAACCAGCAACACCCACCCATTCCCTTCTGGAATTTAAGATCTCTTCAGGGAATCAAAACAGGGTTGCCCTGCCAAGGTAACCCCACTCAGATAGCCCAAACCCCAACTGCCCACACTGACAGTTTCTCCCTATCTCCAATGTCCATGTCTAAGATGCAGACCAGAGCATTCCAAACCGTGTATCACAACACATTAgcgtgttggctgcagtgtgtaggtgtgtcgtgcaaATGCTCGTAAAGGGGTTAGttaaacctctggtttgctaTTAAAACTGAACTACTGtcttgcaaaatgatgcatgtctaaaaagcgtGCCACCACCAAcattaaaagtttggaaagcccCGCCACATATAATCCCGCTCTACATTCTTGAGTACCTATCTGACAgttaaaaccaggcatccccaaactttggccctccagatgttttggactacaatccccatcatccctgaccactggtcctgttagctagggatcatgggagttgtaggccaaaacattgggaaggctgaagtttgggggtgcatggTTAAAACTGTAAGCCTACACTTAAAacttcccctctctttctcctgacTGGCTGTTGGTTTCACCAGCTGTCACTGGTTTCTGAGTCACACCAGGAGGCAGGCCCAGGGCTTGACTGTCACAGCCTTGTCTATGAATGGTGGCTGTAAATGTTTTGGTCTCCTCTCTTCCTGACTGGATTAACCAGGATGCTCAGTACTGTACTGAAAAGAGCACTGCTCACTGACTTGAGTTGGAGCTGATCTCTGAGCTGATCAGTGTGAAAATTTCACCCATCAAAGATTGGCTGAAAGGTTGAAACCTAGTGCTCATTGATGTGTCACTTCCAATATTGCCAGTTTGCTTTAAAAGGCCTGGTTCCTAAACTATACAGTATTACCTCCTTCCTGATTTTCCACCCCACTGCCTCCAGCTGTCAATTAGCATTCAGTGGCATCTGATCATGCTCAGAGTCCTCAATGGTTTTCCCCTTTAGGGGTTTTTTCCCCACAAAGATAAAATGTTTTGTACTTTGTAAATCTTGGAGTTAACCTGATCCCGCTGATGCCTCCCTATCACACATGGGAAGTACCTTATTTTGGTTACATACGCAATGGCACTCACCACCTGAACATTAAAAATAGAGGGGATTGTGATACTTTCATCATAGAGATGGGGAATCCTGTTTTAATTTCTCTGCTCAGGCATAAAACTAGCCTGGGTCATCCCTGAGGAGTGTATTATTAATGTGGTTCTTCTCAGACCTGTCCGGCTCTCTGTGGGAGGAGAAACACCAGCTTGGGAAGGAACCACATAATTGATAGGGTCTGCATGGATCTTGTGAAACATTTTACTGGTGCATCAGCTTTTGTAGAttagagcagagatggggaacaagCCACTCTCTATATGGGGATGGTGTATATtggtagaacatttgctttgcatgcagaagatctcaggtttAATGTCGACATCTCCAGGTTGAACTGGGAATGCCCCTGTCTGAcacctggagaggtgctgcaAGCCAGTGCAGCTACTGTAGACTAGGTGTAGGGAGCCTTTggccagatgttactgaactacattAACCATTAGTCTCAGCAAGCACGGTCATTAGttagggaatgatgggaattgtagttcagcaacacctggaagggcaaaggttccccatacctgctgtagacaacattgagctagctggaccagtggtctgtctcagtataaggcagcttcttgtgttgcAATTGTGTTCGACTCTCAATTCCCATCAGTacctgccagcatagccaatggtcagggatgatagggtGTCAGGCAGAGCTTTCTGGGAAGGCTGTACCATAACCAGGATGCCACTCCCTggtgcagcctttcccaaccttgggtccgcagatgttgttggaccacagttcccaacATTTCCGCCCACTGAGCCATGCTTTACTCCAGCAATATACGGAGCTTTAGTCCAGCAATATACAGAGACCCAAAGTTGGGAAAGGTTACACTAGTAGTAGTTTCCCGCTTACTTCATTTGATGGGGTCACTCAGAACAGGACCTCTGAAGGAGATCATAATGTTTAGGTAGGTACATATGAGGGAAGGCAGAtattcaggtaacctggtcccaatACTCTTGagctttaaatattaaaatgttttaaattgggCTTGGAGATTAACTGGGAGCCAGTGAGGCTGACAAAGCACAGGTATTGTATGGTCAAATATCTGCAGTTCTGGACCAAATGGGCCCCACCAAGCTCTGTCTGCCCTCAGCAAGCtccaacctgcctgccttcctattTTAAACCAGTCAGAAGTGTGGTCAACTTTCTCCTCCACAGTCTAAATGTtggcaggaaggaggatggggcAAAACAATAATTGGTTGGCTCTGCCTATTATTGGCTCTGTATCTGCTATTCATTTTGCCTCGGTCTCTTGCTAGCCTTCCATCCTACCAGTCCAAATGGACACCAACCTTCCCTGTTGGTAACCATATGGACCTGCCCTGATACAATCACTGGAAGGGTGTGGTAGAGATTGTCCTGGGGAAAGGCATATCAGGAGCATCTGATATGCCCAGCAGCTTTGGTTCCTGATGCCACACTGCAAGAGGCCAGAATCCAAATAAGCCCAGTGAGGTAGTTGTTTCTGAGGGAGAGGTAAATGTTTAGAAATAGAACACTTATCAGGCACTGGTGATGTCATTGCCTGCTGAAAAGTACCGGTAATAGCTGGCTCTTTGTGAGGCTGGCTGCTGTTGCTCACATCTCATTGCTTCCTTCCTACTCACACCAGTTAGAAATGCCAAAGGAACTCTTTAGGCAAGCAGGACAGTGTTGTTTCTTTTACAAACATTTGTACAGTGCTTAGATTGTTAATAAGATGCCGAACTATAAAAACACAGTTTGTTGGTGTCATAAATTGCAGGACAAGGTCTTCAATGCTCCCATTCCAATCTGGTTAAAGTAGTAGTCTTCAACTTTTTCAGACCCAGAACCCACCCAACATGCCTTTGAGGACCCACTTCTTACTCTGATTACTATAGTATACCATAATTGGAGTGGGGGCTAGTGCTGCTGTCATTACTCACACCACCTTAGATCAGGCTATGACCCAGTAGTTGAGTTGAAGCCCAGTGAATTAAATGATACTTACACTAACTCACAAAAGCTACTAGTCTACAATTACTAGCTGGATGCAACATGTAGCTTGGTcctccaagtgtccatattttccagggacagtcccaggttaacagaagtcatcccagtttctgattttattctggaatgtcccacttttctgtaggaagtctctattttcatcgaagaaatgttggagcatatgatatagaatgttcctattttcatcagagaaatgctgaagggaatggagttatgtgaccccaaGCCAAGCAAATAAGTAACTATTGATATAGaaaataggggtggttggcttttCCTGCCCAACTCCGCAAgggactgagtcccctaagtgacctccacagtcacttacaaacaCACTATTAGtcagtgttcatggaagacaatcttattcaccaaagaagaagatcagTCAGAggtgaatggatggaggcaggatacagtgaaagcaaggcagatctgtttttctgttgcaacagagttccctcccctccttgcaaggaggtaaTAGAGACCCAGGAcaaagtgtgcaggaacctttaaaggcTGTTGAAATTGCCAAGCCCTTAACCTAAGACCACCCTAAAATCAGCATAGATACATCATAGGAGGTGGTCTACAACAGAATCTTGTCAGCCAAGATACCTGATAATGTTTTGATTGCATTTCCTGGGCAGTCAggccaggggcgaaggaaggcggtgtgacacccggggcgggtgTCGCTATGTAGGGTGTCACACATGTGcagtacatagtggtttgccaccAGCGCCGGAATCAtctgctcatggctgcagctGCACATGTGGCTGGGGCATGATGGCTGCTCGTTCAGCCGTGAGCCCCTGTGGGgtgacttcttgtcaccccctcagACATGGAACCTGGGGCGAACCACCCCCCATCCCCCGTTGCGACACCACTGAGTCAGGCTATTCCTTTGAtatggtaaatactttagttcgatcttcagccatctcactccttgctttttcatgcaagaccatttacagtcgtcaacagctatcagtcagtcaatcacccatttccaccacccttctgagtgatacccctccccaccctttctctctatataagcgtctggggacttctgtttcagtgtatctgaagaagtgtgcatgcacacgaaagctcataccaaaaaacaaaacaaagtcagttggtccttaaggtgctgctgggaggaatttttttattttgtttcgacttcgtcagaccaacacagctacctacctgtaactagaactttagttcctgaatctcttacaaaCTCACA from Zootoca vivipara chromosome Z, rZooViv1.1, whole genome shotgun sequence encodes:
- the RAB33A gene encoding ras-related protein Rab-33A, yielding MELETSMEQSVQTRIFKIIVIGDSNVGKTCLTVRFCGGAFPANTEATIGVDFREKAVEIEGEHIKVQVWDTAGQERFRKSMVEHYYRNVHAVVFVYDVTKMASFINLKTWIEECNGHAVPALVPKVLVGNKCDLRDQIQVPSSMALKFADAHNMLLFETSAKDPKESQNVESIFMCLACRLKAQKSLLYRDMERQQGKAPRMTLMPDGSSKNCLC